AATGCCGTGACCAACGAAATCCCGAACCACGCTGAAGCCCGCTGCCTCCACGTGTTCCTGCACAGCAGCTCCAACGTCCCCCACCGTGTTCCCGACCAGCGTGACCTCGATCGCTTTGTAGAGCGATTGCTGCGTAACCTCGAGTAACCGGCGCACGTTCGGAGTCACGCTCTCGCCCACCGGAACGGTGACTGCGGCATCTCCGTAATAACCCTCGAATACCACGCCGCAATCGATCGATACGATGTCGCCGTCCTTCAACACCCGCCGTTCCGACGGAATGCCGTGCACGATCTCCTGATTCACCGAGGTGCACAACACGCACGGATAATCGTGGTATCCCTTAAACGCCGGCTTGGCGCCGAACTGGCGGATCCGTTTCGCCGCCTTCCGCTCCAGATCCATCGTGCTGATGCCGGGTTCCACCGTCGCCGCCAGCTCATCCAGCACCTGCCGCACGATTCCGCCGCTGCGGCGCATCTTCTGGATTTCTTCCGGCGACTTACAAACGATCGCCATGCTCAATCAGATTCACTACATCTGCCGCGACTTGCGCTGCCTCGCGCTCGCCGTCGATGTCGTG
The sequence above is a segment of the Terriglobales bacterium genome. Coding sequences within it:
- the map gene encoding type I methionyl aminopeptidase, which gives rise to MAIVCKSPEEIQKMRRSGGIVRQVLDELAATVEPGISTMDLERKAAKRIRQFGAKPAFKGYHDYPCVLCTSVNQEIVHGIPSERRVLKDGDIVSIDCGVVFEGYYGDAAVTVPVGESVTPNVRRLLEVTQQSLYKAIEVTLVGNTVGDVGAAVQEHVEAAGFSVVRDFVGHGIGTRLHEDPQVPNFGNRGHGTRLREGMVLAIEPMVNAGKPGARLLDDKWTAVTEDGSYSAHFEHCVAVTKNGPMILTQ